GATTTAAAGTCAGGCGATAAACTTCTTTCAATAAGAAGCAGTGATATTGCATTTACGATGGGACTTAAAGGTCAGCTTATCGAAAGGGCAAAAAATTATGAGGGATATATAGAAGTTTATTAAATATTCGTAAGTAAGATATAAATATTATTATCTCGGGGCACTACGCCTCGCTTCGCGAGATTCCGCGCCCCTTAGTTAAACAAAATAAACTTATAAGGAGTAAAAAATGAAAGATTTATATAACATGATTTTCAAGAGGAAATCTATAAGGAAGTTTGATAAAAAGATTAGTATATAGAATGAGGAAATAAATATAATAAAAGAACATTTCACACAAATCAAACCCTTGATAGAAGATATAAAAGCAGAGTTTAAAATAGTGAGTAATGATGAAACCACTTCAAAAAGAGGAGAATACAGTATACTTTTCTACATCGAAAATAAGGATAATTATTTGCTTAATGCAGGTTACATGATGGAGCAGGTTGATTTATTACTGTCCGAAATGAATATAGGTGCTTGTTGGTATGGTATGGCAAAGGCTAAAGAGACTAAACAAAATGATATGGAATTTGTAATAATGCTTTCCGTCGGCAAATGCAGAGAAGATGATTTCAGAAAGAGTATAAATGAATTCAAACGTAAAGATTTAAGCGTTATCTTAAAGGGAGATATGTATACACTAACGCAGTAAAAAATGCGGGACTTGCTCCCAGTGCATGCAATTCACAGCCTTGGAGGATAGTAACTAGGGAAGACAATATTAAAGTATTTAAAAAAGATAAAATGAAGTCTTTTATTCCCGGAACAAACCTGCCATTTTACAACAACATAGATATGGGGATACTTCTTTATTTCTTGGAATTATCTTTGAAACATGAAGGTCTGGACTTTAGCAGAAATATATTTAAAGAGAGTGAATCGGAAGACGGACTTATAAAAATTTGCGATTATAAAGTAATATAATGACGGAGGTAACATTATGGGTAAATTAAGCGAAATGCCGAACATAGGAAAAGTAGTGGAAGAACAGCTTATCAAAGCGGGGGTAGATACTCCCGAAAAGCTGATAGAAACGGGAAGCGAAGAAGCATGGATAAAGCTAAAGGCGATAGACCCTTCTTCATGTTTGATGAAGCTCTACGGACT
This region of Anaerofustis stercorihominis DSM 17244 genomic DNA includes:
- a CDS encoding TfoX/Sxy family protein codes for the protein MGKLSEMPNIGKVVEEQLIKAGVDTPEKLIETGSEEAWIKLKAIDPSSCLMKLYGLEGAVRGIKKKDLPQDVKDKLKEFYSNYK
- a CDS encoding nitroreductase family protein, translating into MKEHFTQIKPLIEDIKAEFKIVSNDETTSKRGEYSILFYIENKDNYLLNAGYMMEQVDLLLSEMNIGACWYGMAKAKETKQNDMEFVIMLSVGKCREDDFRKSINEFKRKDLSVILKGDMYTLTQ